The proteins below come from a single Mytilus edulis chromosome 5, xbMytEdul2.2, whole genome shotgun sequence genomic window:
- the LOC139525551 gene encoding uro-adherence factor A-like: MGKWDVIQWTRKSTNSVRDKQPVNSCFGLYPQVYTPTKLVYKAAIICNEFEKPEVGVVKARRYRPGTERYWQGELDQNRYAHQVATAFTDQTLAARIEIVDQYLAPLHRHTSWDKVCLKLKPRYFRQLLKFEIVLLEEVVRDLKPFKNDRVLDAFSHFSYSESNGENMLNAFQGNKTDDGIYLLLTPDMLTHKYDIHKWFERHTCNDICGKFKKPPSITETIQPMNIPPTDNMFFNFQNDSRPPSYEDDMSRDAPNEKSNDNANLETTFGAKSCDGSFSVVTALVHSDSFGKNKPLLQEQTCNQVREKSALTTEQLPVDNVDVTDQDCLDGRDSHIQDTEPTNINLYRFKSLDEDKQMNKTISLRSENLPGNDIEEIEVGNYDMASSKFEATTLVMRPNFYSLNVSEIGNEDNVNSTEHYVDLEKKEQHATVSMENCFGDEEIPRYVNSFGTNIVTSSTLPNQNGANENDPSQQYTSEQNSSSQESSPLIQQQILSEEHCTSENSDMTQNHSENSELSFSSTLSCEPEQPTAFQSSMSSVLQPQCQNTYNISQSENISPFIHTEQNTNQPQQRDEQYKPLVTEEWNSESNTYCEIQNVGTISLPVTEVSSSTTMEPNTYEHDISNESTLSSLEIFARNYIIPEYDANEQNNSNPFMSKDLKETTEELMPDITENVENSNKHESGVELICEEHDKATPNAGTNITTSTLLVKEEPEISSKAIELKNNCINTNPTNPTDCENVSEREVIEPMSVLDENKMKEKPVETMERADLMANDKTEQNSFLDNDDNDVQKLLDVQKLLISTSDNTDSIEKEKNERNSRLNSDPHKPSNPEFLIKYNLHEFVDPNENGSYCHSPNSTPASIPTTSELSEQPSSPHKTTTEAKVVPFQRQKPLTSSLRSSKQKHKTKSVKFADDINVGTRNNINGQQIENDLGQKPQTISPVIKISTSDSTETTSLEPINSVDANWYTHIPCECCDNQNITGRD; this comes from the coding sequence atgGGTAAATGGGATGTGATACAGTGGACAAGGAAATCAACGAACAGTGTACGTGATAAACAACCAGTAAATTCCTGCTTTGGATTGTATCCACAAGTATATACCCCTACAAAATTGGTATACAAGGCTGCAATAATCTGTAATGAATTTGAAAAACCGGAAGTAGGTGTCGTCAAAGCTAGGCGATATAGACCAGGGACAGAAAGATACTGGCAGGGAGAACTGGATCAAAATCGCTATGCACATCAAGTAGCAACCGCATTTACAGACCAAACGCTTGCTGCTCGAATAGAAATCGTGGACCAATATCTAGCACCACTCCATAGACACACCAGTTGGGACAAAGTCTGTCTAAAACTAAAGCCAAGATATTTCAGACAGTTGTTGAAGTTTGAAATTGTTTTACTGGAAGAAGTTGTGCGAGATCTAAAGCCTTTCAAAAACGATAGAGTTTTAGATGCGTTTTCTCATTTTTCATATTCAGAAAGCAATGGTGAAAACATGTTGAATGCATTTCAAGGCAACAAAACAGATGATGGAATATATCTATTGTTAACCCCAGACATGTTAACTCATAAGTACGATATTCACAAATGGTTTGAAAGACACACTTGTAATGACATTTGTGGCAAATTTAAAAAGCCACCAAGTATTACTGAAACCATTCAACCCATGAATATTCCACCAACCGACAATATGttctttaattttcaaaacgaTTCTCGACCGCCGAGCTACGAAGACGATATGTCGAGAGATGCACCGAACGAAAAGAGTAATGATAATGCTAACTTAGAAACTACTTTTGGAGCTAAATCTTGTGATGGGTCGTTTTCTGTCGTCACTGCATTAGTACATTCCGATAGTTTTGGGAAGAATAAACCATTATTACAGGAACAAACTTGCAACCAAGTTAGAGAAAAGTCGGCACTTACAACAGAGCAGCTACCAGTCGACAATGTGGATGTTACCGACCAAGATTGCCTTGACGGGAGAGATAGTCACATACAAGATACTGAACCGACGAATATCAACCTTTATAGATTTAAAAGTTTAGACGAAGATAAACAAATGAATAAGACTATTTCTTTAAGAAGTGAAAACTTGCCTGGAAATGACATTGAAGAAATAGAGGTCGGCAACTACGACATGGCAAGTTCAAAGTTCGAGGCAACAACCCTTGTCATGAGACCtaacttttattctttaaatgtCAGTGAAATAGGAAATGAAGACAATGTGAATAGTACTGAGCACTATGTGGACTTAGAGAAAAAAGAACAACATGCAACAGTTTCCATGGAAAATTGTTTCGGTGACGAAGAAATACCAAGATATGTGAACAGCTTTGGAACAAATATAGTAACGTCATCAACACTGCCTAATCAAAATGGGGCAAATGAAAATGATCCATCACAACAATATACATCCGAACAGAATTCCTCATCTCAAGAAAGTAGTCCGTTGATACAGCAACAAATTCTATCTGAAGAACATTGCACGAGTGAAAATTCTGACATGACACAGAATCATTCAGAAAACAGTGAATTATCATTTTCATCCACATTATCATGTGAACCTGAACAACCAACAGCATTTCAATCAAGTATGTCTTCTGTACTACAACCGCAATGTCAAAATACATATAACATTTCACAATCAGAAAACATATCTCCATTTATTCATACTGAACAAAATACTAACCAACCGCAACAACGAGATGAACAATATAAGCCTCTTGTCACTGAAGAATGGAACTCTGAATCAAATACAtattgtgaaatacaaaatgttgGAACTATTTCTTTGCCAGTGACAGAGGTCTCATCTTCGACTACGATGGAACCAAACACTTATGAGCATGACATTTCGAATGAAAGTACACTAAGCTCCTTAGAGATATTTGCAAGAAATTATATCATACCTGAATATGATGCAAACGAGCAAAATAATTCAAATCCTTTTATGTCTAAGGATTTAAAGGAAACAACCGAAGAACTGATGCCAGATATCACGGAAAATGTggaaaatagcaataaacatgaATCAGGAGTAGAACTTATTTGTGAAGAACACGACAAAGCAACTCCAAACGCAGGAACAAATATAACAACCAGTACACTTCTTGTGAAAGAAGAACCGGAAATATCATCTAAAGcaatagaattaaaaaataactgtattaATACAAATCCTACAAATCCTACTGATTGTGAAAATGTGTCGGAAAGGGAGGTAATAGAACCAATGTCTGTCCTTgacgaaaacaaaatgaaagaaaaacccGTGGAAACAATGGAGCGTGCAGATTTAATGGCAAATGATAAGACCGAGCAAAATTCTTTTCTAGACAATGATGATAACGATGTCCAGAAATTGCTTGATGTACAGAAGTTACTTATATCAACCTCAGATAACACCGATTctatagaaaaagaaaagaacgaACGCAACTCTCGTCTCAACAGCGATCCTCATAAACCATCCAACCCagaatttttgataaaatacaatTTACACGAGTTTGTTGATCCAAACGAGAACGGAAGTTATTGTCATTCTCCAAACTCTACTCCTGCGTCAATACCAACCACTTCAGAACTATCGGAACAACCAAGTTCACCACATAAAACAACTACCGAAGCAAAAGTAGTTCCATTTCAACGACAAAAGCCGCTTACATCATCACTGCGTTCAAGTAAGCAAAAACACAAGACTAAAAGCGTGAAATTTGCAGATGATATAAATGTTGGGACGAGAAACAATATTAATGGACAGCAGATTGAAAATGATCTGGGACAAAAACCACAAACAATATCACCAGTGATTAAAATTTCAACGTCAGATTCTACAGAAACAACAAGTTTAGAGCCTATAAACTCGGTGGATGCAAACTGGTATACACATATTCCTTGTGAGTGTTGCGACAACCAAAACATAACCGGTCGAGACTGA
- the LOC139525552 gene encoding triadin-like, producing the protein MGLFDIVHFTEASLENKDDEPSVWACFGFYPKDVTYTQLVYDAVMYGEHLPKPKKAIVKFRRFRAGTEQFWEPRLDSNTHAAGVASAFTEKTGAGKISFVQQYLAPLKGYSRWDKICRSMKQYDFRDFKKDEIVLIEPLLSDTMVFFEGDIILDAFSHFSFIEGNHQSVIAIFKGVKSGNEYHLLTPKILQKQKEINEFFDDHACNDLCVGWSKPDVKITTDTPLFHIPASREHLKLQRQTSVRVHEPGEHASQIKIPHRSPGILRNPSAPPQEQSLASSKKKVTTIMHAVYVHEDPKQDERGRRGSVLKNDEKVRRGSLKNQDEKERRESIKRTSAPYVDNAIRKDRSDSHVHVLKRTNTEHSSPSTKNKPVRVHTMDVQNVRMPKKMNAQSTEKPEIKPKPEIKQKPEVKPKPEIKPKPKLKKQERIDNENDTGTDDKYGAHKMAVQDELRLRFSRIANKEKQDPMLKLHEKQTQETKSVQNLPDRLPKVVNKEQMFKKTNLSDRPSEQTNDIPESQPEKVILVPHLDKTESDKQDLPNTSLREPSIHVNPSGIAAAESPKCNDSVSEIKVKSKKSLRKQATLAS; encoded by the coding sequence ATGGGCCTATTTGATATAGTTCACTTTACGGAGGCCTCGTTGGAGAATAAAGACGACGAACCATCGGTGTGGGCATGCTTTGGATTTTATCCCAAAGATGTAACGTACACACAACTTGTTTATGATGCTGTTATGTATGGCGAGCATCTTCCCAAACCAAAGAAAGCCATTGTTAAATTCCGAAGATTCAGAGCAGGAACGGAGCAGTTTTGGGAGCCTCGTTTAGATTCAAATACCCATGCTGCTGGTGTAGCTAGTGCCTTTACAGAGAAAACTGGGGCGGGGAAAATCAGTTTTGTTCAGCAGTATCTTGCCCCCTTGAAAGGATATTCTCGTTGGGATAAAATTTGTCGGAGTATGAAACAGTACGATTTTCGAGATTTTAAAAAAGATGAAATAGTGCTAATTGAACCTTTACTTTCGGATACAATGGTTTTCTTTGAGGGAGATATCATCTTAGATGccttttctcatttttcatttataGAAGGAAATCATCAGTCTGTTATCGCCATATTCAAAGGAGTAAAAAGTGGCAATGAATATCATCTACTAACTCCAAAAATATTACAGAAACAAAAGGAAATTAATGAATTTTTCGACGACCATGCTTGTAACGATTTGTGCGTTGGCTGGAGCAAGCCTGATGTTAAGATTACAACAGATACACCATTATTTCATATACCTGCTTCCAGAGAACATTTGAAACTACAACGACAAACATCTGTACGAGTCCACGAACCCGGTGAACATGCCTCACAGATTAAAATTCCACACCGCTCACCTGGAATTTTGAGAAATCCATCTGCCCCACCACAGGAGCAATCATTGGCATCATCGAAGAAAAAAGTGACCACTATTATGCATGCCGTTTATGTTCATGAAGATCCAAAACAGGACGAAAGAGGAAGAAGGGGATCAGTACTTAAAAACGATGAAAAAGTGAGACGAGGTTCGCTTAAAAATCAAGACGAGAAAGAGAGGCGTGAGTCAATTAAAAGAACTAGTGCGCCATATGTTGACAATGCCATCCGAAAGGACCGATCCGATTCACATGTTCATGTTCTAAAACGGACTAATACTGAACATAGTTCACcaagtacaaaaaataaaccgGTAAGAGTTCATACTATGGACGTTCAAAATGTTAGGATGCCAAAAAAGATGAACGCTCAATCGACAGAAAAACCGGAAATCAAGCCGAAACCCGAAATCAAACAAAAACCTGAAGTAAAACCAAAGCCTGAAATCAAACCGAAACCAAAATTAAAGAAACAAGAAAGGATAGACAATGAAAATGATACAGGTACTGACGATAAATACGGTGCTCATAAAATGGCCGTACAAGATGAACTCAGGTTGCGTTTCTCCAGAATAGCTAATAAAGAGAAACAAGACCCGATGTTAAAATTACATGAAAAGCAAACTCAGGAAACTAAAAGTGTACAAAATCTCCCCGATAGATTACCTAAAGTTGTGAACAAAGAACAAATGTTCAAAAAAACAAATCTGAGTGATAGGCCATCTGAACAAACAAATGATATACCGGAAAGTCAACCGGAAAAAGTTATCTTAGTACCTCATTTAGATAAAACTGAATCAGACAAACAAGACCTTCCTAACACTTCATTGCGGGAACCTAGTATACATGTAAATCCATCCGGCATTGCAGCAGCAGAATCTCCGAAATGCAATGACAGTGTCAGTGAAATCAAAGTAAAGTCTAAAAAATCTCTTCGGAAACAGGCTACATTAGCCTCTTAA
- the LOC139525553 gene encoding programmed cell death protein 5-like — MADDELDAIRARRMAELQGGGGGQNMPSPEEQAERQRQMSDMKNGILSQVLDQSARARLNTISLAKPEKAKMIEGMLMQMAQSGQIQNKLGEDQLKGLLEKVSERTNKKTTVNFKRRGLDDSDDEF, encoded by the exons ATGGCTGATGATGAATTGGATGCCATAAGGGCCAGAAGAATGGCAGAACTTCAAGGG gGAGGAGGAGGACAGAATATGCCGAGTCCAGAGGAGCAAGCTGAAAGACAAAGACAGatgagtgatatgaaaaatggCATCCTCAGCCAAGTACTGGATCAGTCTGCTAGAGCTAGAT TAAACACAATTTCTTTAGCAAAACCTGAAAAAGCCAAGATGATAGAAGGCATGTTAATGCAGATGGCTCAAAGTGGTCAGATACAAAATAAG CTTGGTGAAGATCAGTTAAAAGGATTGTTAGAAAAAGTCAGTgagagaacaaacaaaaaaactacagtaaac TTTAAGAGAAGAGGATTAGATGACTCGGATGATGAGTTTTAG